One genomic segment of Clostridium saccharoperbutylacetonicum N1-4(HMT) includes these proteins:
- a CDS encoding ABC transporter ATP-binding protein, protein MNDERSNDILSFDSEISIEKAKDTKKTLKRLMKLLLNQKWKLIVVIFFAIMSLAFTMIAPLIFSEAINTIYDGIKNTSSSSYFNIRFDIIMKLAFILLGIYLLSFISNYIQQYIMASVAQTLVLSIRKKISEKLTKVTLKYYDTHKKGEILSRISNDLEKVSDTLQSGLMQFITAVLSIIGAVSLMIFINWILALVAIFIIIMGIIAASMFEKKSINYFTNRQESLGKFNGQIEEYFTGQMEVKAFNMEEDIIKAVEMSNEKLYLDEKKAQFITYAINPLIRLMNQVGYVVIAAIGAIFAIQGRLSIGIIQAFFQYVDQASEPLTEAAYILNSMQAAIASAERVFEILDEVEEAGDIADNQIISNPKGNIEFKNIRFGYEKEILISGVSLKVTAGQKVAIVGPTGAGKTTLINLLIRFYDLNSGKIEIDGIDITNLKRSDLRALFGMVLQDSWLFDGSIKDNISYGREGADISEIQNSARLAKIDDFIRALPHGYDTVLSDENSSISQGQKQLLCIARAILADPKILILDEATSSVDTRTELEIQNAMDNLMKGRTSFIIAHRLSTIKNADKILVMDKGNIVEQGTHGELLTKNGLYNKIYNSQFSHGK, encoded by the coding sequence ATGAATGATGAAAGATCAAATGATATACTCTCCTTCGATAGTGAAATATCAATAGAAAAAGCTAAAGATACGAAGAAAACATTAAAAAGGCTAATGAAACTGCTCCTTAATCAAAAGTGGAAATTAATTGTTGTAATATTTTTTGCTATTATGAGTTTAGCCTTTACAATGATTGCTCCATTAATTTTTAGTGAGGCTATTAATACTATATATGATGGAATAAAAAATACATCTTCTAGTAGTTACTTTAATATAAGATTTGATATCATAATGAAGCTAGCTTTTATACTATTGGGAATATATTTGTTATCATTCATATCTAATTATATTCAACAGTATATAATGGCATCAGTAGCTCAAACTTTAGTGTTATCTATAAGGAAAAAAATAAGTGAAAAGCTAACAAAAGTCACTTTAAAATATTATGACACACATAAAAAGGGAGAAATTTTAAGCAGGATATCAAATGACTTGGAAAAAGTATCTGATACACTGCAGTCAGGACTCATGCAGTTTATTACAGCTGTTCTATCAATAATAGGAGCTGTCTCACTTATGATTTTTATAAATTGGATATTAGCCTTAGTAGCTATTTTTATTATTATCATGGGAATTATAGCAGCATCTATGTTTGAGAAAAAAAGCATTAATTATTTTACTAATAGGCAAGAATCTTTAGGAAAATTTAATGGGCAAATTGAAGAATATTTTACTGGGCAAATGGAGGTAAAGGCCTTTAATATGGAAGAAGATATAATAAAGGCTGTGGAAATGTCTAATGAGAAATTATATTTAGATGAGAAAAAAGCACAATTTATCACCTATGCCATAAATCCTTTAATACGCTTGATGAATCAGGTAGGATATGTAGTAATAGCTGCTATTGGAGCTATATTCGCTATTCAAGGAAGATTGTCTATTGGAATAATACAAGCTTTTTTTCAATATGTAGACCAAGCCTCAGAGCCACTAACTGAAGCAGCATATATATTAAATTCAATGCAGGCAGCTATTGCCTCAGCAGAACGAGTATTTGAAATCCTAGACGAAGTCGAAGAAGCAGGAGATATTGCAGATAACCAAATAATATCAAATCCAAAAGGTAATATAGAGTTTAAGAACATAAGATTTGGATATGAAAAAGAAATTCTAATTTCAGGCGTGAGTTTAAAGGTGACGGCAGGACAAAAAGTTGCTATAGTTGGTCCAACTGGTGCAGGAAAGACTACATTGATAAATTTGCTTATTAGATTTTATGACTTAAATAGTGGAAAAATAGAAATTGATGGGATCGATATTACCAACTTAAAACGAAGTGATTTACGAGCTTTGTTTGGTATGGTGTTACAGGATTCGTGGCTTTTTGATGGAAGTATAAAAGATAATATTTCATATGGAAGAGAAGGTGCAGATATTTCTGAAATTCAAAATTCAGCAAGACTTGCCAAGATTGATGATTTTATAAGAGCACTTCCACATGGATATGATACAGTTTTGAGTGATGAAAATTCATCCATATCTCAAGGGCAAAAGCAGCTGTTGTGTATTGCTCGTGCAATTTTAGCAGACCCTAAAATCTTGATTTTAGATGAGGCAACCTCAAGTGTAGATACACGTACAGAATTGGAAATACAAAATGCCATGGATAATCTAATGAAAGGTAGAACAAGCTTTATAATTGCTCATAGATTATCTACCATAAAGAATGCTGATAAGATATTAGTTATGGATAAGGGAAATATTGTTGAACAAGGTACACATGGAGAATTACTGACTAAAAATGGGTTATATAATAAGATATATAACAGTCAATTTTCACATGGGAAGTAA
- a CDS encoding polysaccharide deacetylase family protein, translating to MKTIYKCFPEGKFKVLTMSYDDGREPDKRLLSLFNKYGIKGTFHLNSALFKDAPPTPNDVYGLRIPEEEIRELYKGHEISCHTATHPTIARAPLAHVAKEIIADREKLEELVGYTVRGLSYPNGSYSNEIKTMLPSLGIEYGRVVETTGTFDLPIDFLEWKGTCKHADPNLLKYAEDFVALTKKQYMYMFYVWGHSFEFPRDNNWEVIEKFCEKVGNRDDIWYATNIEIVDYLKACDNLQYSMKGDFVYNPNFRSVWVSVAGEIYEIPGGKQVYFSESTKDTQSEN from the coding sequence ATGAAAACAATATACAAATGTTTCCCAGAAGGAAAATTTAAAGTATTAACAATGAGTTATGATGATGGAAGGGAGCCAGATAAAAGATTACTGTCACTATTTAATAAGTATGGAATAAAAGGAACCTTTCATTTAAATTCTGCACTTTTCAAGGATGCTCCACCAACACCTAATGATGTTTATGGCTTAAGAATACCTGAAGAAGAAATTAGAGAACTTTATAAAGGACATGAAATATCATGTCATACGGCTACACATCCAACTATAGCAAGAGCACCATTAGCACATGTAGCAAAGGAAATTATTGCTGATAGAGAAAAGCTAGAAGAACTAGTAGGATATACAGTAAGAGGTTTATCTTATCCAAATGGGTCTTATAGCAATGAAATAAAAACTATGCTGCCAAGCCTTGGAATAGAGTATGGTAGAGTAGTTGAAACTACAGGAACCTTTGATTTGCCAATAGATTTTCTTGAGTGGAAAGGAACTTGTAAGCATGCAGATCCCAATTTACTTAAATATGCAGAGGATTTTGTGGCATTGACTAAAAAACAATATATGTACATGTTTTATGTGTGGGGACACAGCTTTGAATTCCCTAGGGACAATAACTGGGAGGTAATTGAAAAGTTCTGTGAAAAAGTAGGTAATAGAGATGATATATGGTATGCAACTAATATTGAAATTGTTGATTATTTAAAGGCTTGTGATAATTTACAATATTCAATGAAGGGGGATTTTGTATATAATCCAAACTTCAGATCAGTTTGGGTCAGTGTAGCAGGAGAAATCTATGAAATTCCTGGAGGAAAGCAAGTTTACTTTAGTGAATCTACTAAAGATACCCAAAGCGAGAATTAG
- a CDS encoding phosphatase PAP2 family protein: MLQNIDDSILLFIKNNMHSYIMDKVMITSTHLGNNGAIWILIILLLMINKKYRKIGFIALGALILSAILGEGILKHLVQRTRPCVNIPAIDMLIKKPTSYSFPSGHSASAFAVAAVLANYFKRYKFVLFGLALLIAFSRLYLYVHYPTDVLTGIVLGLISSKIAIAFSKYLTEKIDSKECRTF; this comes from the coding sequence ATGTTGCAAAATATAGATGATTCTATACTATTATTTATAAAAAATAATATGCATAGCTATATTATGGACAAGGTTATGATTACAAGTACTCACTTAGGAAATAATGGTGCTATATGGATTTTAATAATCCTATTATTAATGATTAATAAAAAATATAGAAAGATAGGGTTTATAGCCTTAGGTGCTTTAATATTAAGTGCAATTTTAGGCGAAGGAATACTAAAACATTTGGTACAGCGAACACGTCCCTGTGTTAATATACCTGCAATAGATATGCTGATTAAAAAGCCCACATCATATTCTTTCCCATCAGGACATTCAGCTTCTGCTTTTGCAGTTGCAGCAGTATTAGCAAATTATTTTAAAAGGTATAAATTTGTTTTATTTGGGTTAGCATTATTAATAGCCTTTTCAAGGTTATATTTATATGTACATTACCCAACGGATGTATTAACTGGCATTGTTTTAGGGTTGATTTCCAGCAAAATAGCAATTGCTTTTTCAAAATATCTTACGGAAAAAATAGATAGTAAGGAATGCAGAACTTTTTAA
- a CDS encoding N-acetylmuramoyl-L-alanine amidase family protein, which yields MVEKIKKRKIAMGIVTSLFIGFLSGTNSFIDKAYASASALPGVHHATVGNDVFLGGNYIEVGVNKHGSFGTSSAAPAGFHPVSRTMLGMVVDGDGFDTGNASTTGDFFLPGSPYEGYVVGYKDSEGTKTLAKVSERTSMNGITSISTTDTSSGDTLSATTEGTTNDGKLKITQVVSFNVNDKYFKVKVTYENLSGDKIYDARYLRSVDPDQDADKNSNYATKNSVVENPPEDSRAIVIAKGAVTNEPFLYLSSDSRARAAITNQTDPYNTSCYIADGAGLLKAETTADTWIAITFDLGDIEAGSSVSFELINSLDPDLSSALNIVGTTTPPAVTVTTPAAVTTPAAVTTKKHHDTTSIYTDKKNVNNDSTNNNTTNNNTTNSKAGWVEGENGKKYLIKEDGSKAIGWKLVDNKWYFFNNRSGEMVTGWYKSEVGDWSFDGKDTAGVWFHLGADGKMDTGWFKDIDGKWYYLCDGKNYGTLGHMETGWKYIDNKWYYLNADGAMASNTVVDGYELGRDGAAI from the coding sequence TTGGTCGAAAAGATTAAAAAAAGAAAAATTGCTATGGGTATTGTTACAAGTTTATTTATTGGTTTTTTATCAGGAACGAACTCTTTTATCGACAAGGCATACGCATCTGCATCCGCATTACCAGGGGTGCACCATGCTACTGTAGGAAATGATGTATTTCTAGGCGGAAATTACATAGAAGTTGGAGTTAATAAGCATGGATCTTTTGGTACGTCAAGTGCAGCGCCTGCTGGATTCCATCCAGTAAGCAGAACAATGCTAGGAATGGTGGTAGATGGAGATGGCTTTGATACAGGGAATGCATCAACTACAGGGGATTTCTTTTTGCCAGGTTCTCCATATGAAGGCTATGTGGTTGGATATAAAGATTCAGAAGGCACAAAAACATTAGCAAAGGTTTCTGAGAGAACATCAATGAATGGTATAACAAGTATTTCTACAACAGATACATCAAGTGGAGATACGCTCTCAGCAACAACTGAAGGAACTACTAATGATGGAAAATTAAAAATAACTCAAGTAGTGTCTTTTAATGTTAATGATAAATATTTCAAGGTAAAGGTGACATATGAAAATTTGAGTGGAGATAAAATCTATGATGCTAGATATCTAAGAAGCGTTGATCCAGATCAAGATGCAGATAAAAATAGTAATTATGCAACAAAAAATTCAGTTGTAGAAAATCCACCTGAAGATAGTAGAGCTATTGTTATTGCAAAAGGTGCTGTTACAAATGAACCATTTTTATATCTTTCTTCAGATTCAAGAGCAAGAGCAGCAATTACCAATCAGACAGATCCTTATAATACAAGTTGTTATATTGCTGATGGAGCAGGATTATTGAAAGCTGAGACAACAGCTGATACATGGATAGCTATTACTTTTGATTTAGGTGATATTGAAGCAGGAAGCTCTGTTTCCTTTGAGTTAATAAATAGTTTGGATCCAGACCTTAGTTCTGCATTAAATATAGTTGGAACTACAACACCACCGGCTGTAACTGTAACAACACCAGCAGCAGTAACAACACCGGCAGCTGTAACAACTAAAAAGCATCATGATACAACAAGTATATATACTGATAAAAAGAATGTGAATAATGATAGCACAAATAATAATACAACAAATAATAATACAACAAATAGTAAAGCAGGATGGGTAGAAGGTGAAAATGGCAAAAAATATCTAATAAAAGAGGATGGCTCTAAGGCTATCGGTTGGAAATTAGTGGATAATAAATGGTATTTCTTTAATAATCGTTCTGGTGAGATGGTGACTGGTTGGTATAAATCTGAAGTCGGAGATTGGTCTTTTGATGGAAAAGATACAGCAGGGGTATGGTTCCATTTAGGGGCAGATGGTAAGATGGATACAGGATGGTTTAAAGACATAGATGGTAAATGGTATTATTTGTGTGATGGAAAAAACTATGGCACTTTAGGGCATATGGAAACAGGTTGGAAATATATAGATAATAAATGGTATTATTTAAATGCTGATGGTGCTATGGCAAGTAACACAGTAGTTGATGGGTATGAATTAGGTAGAGATGGTGCTGCAATTTAG
- a CDS encoding LysR family transcriptional regulator translates to MEIRVLKYFLTVAREESITKGAEILHITQPTLSRQLMQLEEELGVELFTRGKSKITLTDEGMLLRRRAEEILDLVDKTEREFGEQDNLITGQIFIGAGETNAMHVLANLIKEFNKEYPQVKYNLYSGNADDIKEKIDKGLIDIGLLTEPVNIEKYDFVRLPNKEIWGVLMQKDSPLAKKENIKPEDLSNMAVINTKRPMVQNEIENWFGTQYEKINVIATYNLIYNAAIMVEEGLGYAICFEKLVNINNETNLCFKPFYPKLETGTVIVWKKHQVFSAATTKFIEKIINALKA, encoded by the coding sequence ATGGAGATACGAGTATTAAAATATTTTTTAACAGTTGCTAGAGAAGAAAGTATTACTAAAGGTGCAGAAATACTACATATAACGCAACCAACTTTATCTCGTCAATTGATGCAGCTAGAAGAAGAACTAGGTGTTGAATTATTCACAAGAGGGAAATCTAAGATAACTCTTACTGATGAGGGAATGCTGCTTCGAAGAAGAGCTGAAGAAATTTTGGATTTGGTTGATAAGACGGAAAGGGAGTTCGGTGAACAGGATAACCTAATTACCGGTCAAATTTTTATTGGTGCTGGGGAAACTAATGCCATGCATGTTCTGGCCAATCTAATTAAGGAATTTAATAAAGAATATCCTCAAGTGAAATACAATCTATATAGTGGTAATGCAGATGATATTAAGGAAAAAATAGATAAAGGACTCATAGATATTGGTTTATTGACGGAACCAGTAAATATTGAAAAATATGATTTTGTAAGACTTCCTAATAAAGAAATTTGGGGAGTGCTTATGCAAAAAGACAGTCCGTTAGCTAAAAAAGAGAATATAAAACCAGAAGACTTAAGTAATATGGCAGTTATAAATACTAAACGTCCTATGGTTCAAAATGAAATCGAAAATTGGTTTGGTACTCAATATGAAAAAATTAATGTTATTGCAACCTATAACCTTATTTATAATGCAGCAATTATGGTAGAAGAAGGGTTAGGTTATGCTATATGCTTTGAAAAATTAGTTAATATAAATAATGAGACTAATTTATGCTTTAAACCTTTCTATCCTAAACTTGAAACTGGAACAGTTATAGTATGGAAGAAACATCAAGTATTTTCTGCAGCAACAACAAAATTTATTGAAAAAATAATTAATGCCTTGAAGGCATAA
- a CDS encoding MerR family transcriptional regulator: protein MTIKEASEKTGISIDNLRYYERIGLIPEVPRTESGIRDYDEMAIHWVEFAMRFKKAGVSLEAIREYIQLAIQGLSTKEARRDILLETKAGLEKKMRDIQETMEVINFKIDNYDQKCEPITKELIASWRAARKK from the coding sequence ATGACAATAAAGGAAGCATCAGAAAAAACAGGGATATCCATTGATAATCTGCGTTATTACGAAAGAATTGGCTTAATTCCAGAAGTACCGAGAACAGAATCCGGAATAAGAGATTATGATGAAATGGCAATACATTGGGTTGAGTTTGCTATGAGATTTAAGAAGGCAGGGGTCTCATTAGAGGCTATTCGTGAATATATACAACTTGCCATACAGGGACTCTCAACTAAGGAGGCAAGAAGGGATATATTGCTTGAAACAAAAGCTGGTCTAGAGAAAAAAATGCGTGATATACAGGAGACTATGGAGGTTATTAATTTTAAAATTGATAATTATGATCAAAAGTGCGAACCTATTACAAAGGAATTGATAGCTTCATGGAGAGCAGCTAGGAAAAAATAG
- a CDS encoding flavodoxin family protein, producing MKVTVITGSPHKKGTSALLADKFIEGAKESGHEVFRFDSAFEDVKPCLACEYCAIHDGECVRRDDMNAWYGKIIESDMVVLVTPIYYYTMSAQIKAVVDRFHGNNAKLSGNKKAMIIASAYGEDASTMEGLEKTYEAILGFMNWEDAGKLFATGCPVREVLEQTNFPTQAYELGKSI from the coding sequence ATGAAGGTAACAGTTATTACAGGAAGTCCACATAAGAAGGGTACATCAGCTTTATTAGCAGATAAATTTATTGAAGGAGCTAAAGAATCAGGACATGAAGTATTTCGTTTTGATTCAGCATTTGAAGATGTAAAACCATGTTTAGCATGTGAATACTGTGCAATCCATGATGGAGAATGTGTACGTAGAGATGATATGAATGCTTGGTATGGAAAAATAATAGAGTCAGATATGGTAGTGCTTGTAACACCAATATATTATTACACAATGTCTGCGCAAATAAAGGCAGTTGTAGATAGATTCCATGGAAATAATGCTAAATTATCAGGAAATAAAAAAGCAATGATTATTGCATCTGCATATGGTGAGGATGCTTCAACAATGGAAGGCTTAGAAAAAACTTATGAAGCTATACTTGGTTTTATGAATTGGGAAGATGCAGGAAAGTTATTTGCAACAGGATGTCCTGTAAGAGAAGTGCTTGAACAAACTAATTTCCCAACTCAAGCATATGAATTAGGAAAATCTATATAA
- the dmpI gene encoding 4-oxalocrotonate tautomerase DmpI, whose product MPVITVEAGKLNKEQKSELVKELTGIASRLMKVPEQAFIVLLKENEQDNIGFCGQLLSERK is encoded by the coding sequence ATGCCAGTTATAACAGTAGAAGCAGGAAAATTAAATAAAGAGCAAAAGAGTGAATTAGTAAAGGAACTTACAGGAATTGCATCAAGGCTTATGAAAGTGCCTGAGCAAGCTTTTATAGTTTTATTAAAGGAAAATGAACAAGATAATATTGGATTTTGCGGACAGCTTTTATCAGAAAGAAAGTAA
- a CDS encoding VOC family protein → MNFCWITLNVSNMEKSLKFYHEVIGLEIFEKFNAGEDLEIVMLGEKDGTKLELIHNKKLNIPAKAERLSIGFQVKSLDEAMELLKNNNISIKRGPISPKPGTIFLFVEDPDGIEVQIVEHN, encoded by the coding sequence ATGAATTTTTGCTGGATAACATTAAATGTAAGTAATATGGAGAAATCATTAAAATTTTACCATGAGGTAATTGGATTGGAGATTTTTGAAAAATTCAATGCAGGAGAAGATCTTGAAATTGTGATGCTTGGAGAAAAGGACGGAACAAAATTAGAATTGATACATAATAAGAAACTAAATATTCCAGCTAAAGCTGAGAGACTTTCAATTGGTTTTCAAGTTAAATCTCTTGATGAAGCAATGGAACTTTTAAAAAATAATAATATTTCAATAAAAAGGGGACCAATTTCACCAAAACCAGGGACTATATTTTTATTTGTAGAGGATCCAGATGGTATTGAAGTACAAATAGTTGAACATAATTAG
- a CDS encoding MATE family efflux transporter: MFSNQALRKLIIPIFLDQLLIILVGIIATMMVSYAGEAAVSGVSLVDMINMLLINVLAALTTGGAVIVSQYIGHKDKGQACNAASQLITISSIISVGITLGVILFHKPLLQILFGNVEVDVMNAAITYFVLSALSYPFLAIYDSGAALFRSMGNSRVPMIVSIIMNLTNLVWNAIGIFMLHAGVVSVGVSSILARLVAAIIMVCLSLNKKNQIFISFREIFSWNGEMIKKILNIAIPNGIENGIVQLGRVLLISIIALFGTDQIAANGITNSLVGISISFATAMNLAIVTVIGQCVGAGDYKQADYYTKKIIKITYIGTICISLAQILMLPWILSLYTLSEEVTKLTYILVVIHNCFAIFLWPVSFTLSNGLRAAGDVRFTMVISISSMFILRISFGYILGIVFNMGVVGIWIAMGGDWLLRSIIYIFRFKGGKWKNFKVI; encoded by the coding sequence ATGTTTTCGAATCAAGCTCTTAGGAAATTAATTATTCCAATATTTTTAGATCAGCTTCTAATTATACTTGTTGGGATAATTGCTACAATGATGGTTTCTTATGCTGGAGAAGCTGCTGTTTCTGGTGTTTCATTAGTAGATATGATAAATATGCTTCTAATTAATGTATTAGCTGCACTTACTACAGGTGGCGCGGTTATAGTTTCTCAATATATTGGACATAAAGATAAAGGACAAGCATGCAATGCGGCAAGTCAATTAATCACAATATCTTCAATTATTTCTGTAGGAATTACATTAGGAGTAATTCTCTTTCATAAACCATTATTACAGATTTTATTTGGTAATGTGGAAGTCGATGTAATGAATGCTGCAATCACATATTTTGTTTTATCTGCGTTATCATATCCGTTTTTAGCTATATATGATTCTGGTGCTGCATTGTTTCGTTCTATGGGAAATTCACGTGTTCCTATGATTGTTTCTATTATTATGAATTTAACTAATTTAGTTTGGAATGCTATTGGAATATTTATGTTACATGCTGGAGTGGTAAGTGTTGGAGTTTCATCAATCCTTGCACGTTTAGTAGCTGCAATAATTATGGTATGTTTATCTCTAAATAAGAAGAATCAGATTTTTATAAGTTTTAGAGAAATTTTTTCTTGGAATGGAGAAATGATTAAAAAGATTTTAAATATAGCTATTCCTAATGGGATAGAAAATGGAATTGTTCAATTAGGACGAGTCCTTTTAATCAGTATTATAGCATTGTTTGGAACAGATCAGATTGCTGCAAATGGAATTACAAACAGTTTGGTAGGAATATCTATAAGTTTTGCAACAGCTATGAATCTTGCAATAGTTACAGTTATAGGCCAATGTGTTGGTGCGGGGGATTACAAGCAAGCAGATTACTACACAAAAAAAATAATAAAGATTACATATATAGGAACAATATGTATTAGTTTAGCACAAATTTTAATGCTGCCTTGGATACTAAGCTTATATACTCTGTCTGAGGAAGTAACTAAATTAACATATATTCTTGTAGTTATACATAATTGTTTTGCAATATTTTTATGGCCAGTTTCGTTTACTCTTTCAAATGGACTTCGTGCAGCAGGAGACGTACGTTTTACTATGGTCATTTCAATCAGTTCTATGTTTATTTTACGTATATCCTTTGGATACATTTTAGGAATTGTATTTAATATGGGCGTTGTTGGAATATGGATAGCTATGGGGGGAGATTGGCTGCTTCGATCTATTATTTACATCTTTCGATTTAAGGGCGGTAAGTGGAAGAATTTTAAAGTTATTTAA
- a CDS encoding 1-deoxy-D-xylulose-5-phosphate synthase encodes MFLEKINSPMDIKKLKIEELKVLAYETRAALINKISNAGGHSGPNLGMVEMSVAMHYVFDSPKDKFVFDVSHQSYPHKILTGRKEAFTDPAHFADVSGYTNPLESEHDFFTIGHTSTSVSLALGLAKGRDLKKEEENIIAIIGDGSLSGGEALEALDYAGEYNNNLIIIVNDNDQSIAENHGGIYKTLRKLRETNGASSENMFTAFGLDYRYLEEGHDVAKLVEFFESVKGIDHPIVLHIHTIKGKGLSYAEANHEGWHSGGPFNVEDGSPKGGGWVSDNTVFESLKELLDNNDKAVVLNAGTPMGLGFVPGVREEYVERGQFIDVGIAEENAVAMSSGIAKNGGTPVFGTFAPFFQRTYDQMSHDLCLNDNPATFLVLMPGVYGMNTNTHIALCDIQMFAHIPNLIYLAPTSKEEYQQMFKFATTQKEHPVGIRVPGMLSVTGVPDTTDYSDYNKNKVEKQGSKVAIIAVGPMLQMAIDTEKKLKEETGMEITVINPRFLTGLDEALLNSLKTDHQLVITLEDGELIGGYGQNVASFYGDSTMKVKNVGISKEFHTDFNPVELLAENGMSVEKLTAYIKENVNE; translated from the coding sequence ATGTTTTTAGAAAAAATAAATTCACCTATGGATATTAAAAAGTTAAAAATTGAAGAATTAAAAGTGCTAGCATATGAAACTAGAGCAGCATTAATTAATAAAATTAGTAATGCAGGTGGGCACAGTGGGCCAAACCTTGGAATGGTGGAAATGAGCGTTGCCATGCACTATGTTTTTGATTCACCAAAGGATAAATTTGTATTTGATGTTTCCCATCAAAGTTATCCACACAAGATTCTTACTGGAAGAAAGGAAGCTTTTACAGATCCAGCACATTTTGCTGACGTAAGTGGTTATACTAATCCCTTAGAAAGTGAGCATGATTTCTTTACAATAGGTCATACCTCAACATCTGTTTCATTAGCATTAGGTTTAGCAAAAGGGAGAGATTTGAAAAAAGAAGAAGAAAATATAATTGCAATCATTGGAGATGGTTCCCTTTCAGGAGGCGAAGCTTTAGAAGCTCTTGATTATGCAGGAGAATATAATAATAATCTGATAATTATTGTAAATGATAATGACCAGAGTATCGCTGAAAATCATGGTGGTATATATAAGACGTTACGAAAATTAAGAGAAACAAATGGAGCTAGTTCTGAAAACATGTTTACTGCATTTGGTCTTGATTACAGATATTTAGAAGAAGGCCATGATGTTGCAAAGTTAGTAGAATTCTTTGAAAGCGTAAAAGGAATTGATCATCCGATTGTTTTACATATTCACACTATAAAAGGAAAAGGACTTTCATATGCAGAAGCTAACCATGAAGGATGGCATTCTGGAGGACCATTTAATGTAGAAGATGGATCACCTAAAGGTGGTGGCTGGGTAAGTGACAACACTGTATTCGAAAGTTTAAAAGAGCTTCTAGATAATAATGATAAAGCTGTTGTATTAAATGCGGGAACACCAATGGGTCTTGGATTTGTTCCAGGTGTTCGTGAAGAGTATGTTGAAAGAGGACAATTTATAGATGTAGGAATTGCAGAAGAAAATGCGGTTGCAATGAGTAGTGGTATTGCAAAAAATGGTGGAACACCTGTATTTGGAACGTTTGCTCCATTTTTCCAAAGAACTTATGATCAGATGTCTCATGACTTGTGCCTAAATGATAATCCAGCAACATTCCTTGTACTTATGCCAGGAGTATACGGTATGAATACAAATACTCATATTGCTTTATGTGATATACAGATGTTTGCACACATTCCAAATTTAATATATCTTGCACCAACAAGTAAAGAAGAATATCAGCAAATGTTTAAATTTGCAACAACTCAAAAAGAACATCCAGTTGGAATCAGAGTACCAGGAATGCTGTCTGTAACTGGTGTACCTGATACAACAGATTATTCAGATTACAATAAAAATAAGGTTGAAAAGCAAGGATCTAAAGTAGCAATTATTGCAGTTGGACCGATGTTACAGATGGCTATTGATACTGAAAAGAAACTTAAAGAAGAGACTGGTATGGAAATTACAGTAATTAATCCTAGATTCTTAACAGGATTAGATGAAGCACTATTAAATTCTTTAAAAACAGATCACCAATTAGTAATTACTTTAGAAGATGGTGAGCTTATTGGTGGATATGGCCAAAATGTTGCATCTTTCTATGGGGATAGTACAATGAAAGTGAAAAACGTTGGTATTTCTAAAGAGTTCCATACAGATTTTAATCCAGTAGAATTATTAGCTGAAAATGGAATGTCAGTAGAAAAACTTACAGCTTATATCAAAGAAAATGTGAATGAATAA